The following is a genomic window from Theobroma cacao cultivar B97-61/B2 chromosome 10, Criollo_cocoa_genome_V2, whole genome shotgun sequence.
CCTTGTTCGAGACACTTGTGTGGCTCCAGGCAACAATCAACGTACAGTTGCTGTCTCGGATATGGAACTTAAGACCTACAACTGAACCTATTAACCTGTGATACGATAATTTTTCTGCTATGTGGCTAAATTTATACGGCTTATGAATTGGTGTTGGAAGACCAGAAGCCCTTTTCCAAATGACGTGCTCATCTAGCACTAGAGTTTGGCCAGAACTGTTGGTAAAATTGACAAACGTGTATTCTGGATTCTTCGCCGCCGATTGTGGTGTTTTTGGAACAGTAGCGGCCATAGTTTTGTGTCTTTTGGTGTAGATAAGAGGACGCCAATTTCTATGAAATTGGAAAGGTGTAGATACCAGGGCTCTAGTTTCGTGTGTTCTGCTTACCAAATTTCCATGAAGCTGCCACCCTGGTACTGAAACACCCGGGGTATGTTGTACTGCTAGTGCTACGGCAGGAACGACAGCCATGATAGTTTTGGTTATCAAGTTTCTACAATCTTGGCTATTGCTTTGCTCGTGCTTCTGCTTCAAAACTTGCATGGACACAATGCTTATATACTAGTTTTGCAGCAAGAAGCAGCCATAAGACCCAAAAGCGCGTATGTACAAAAacaattctcattatttttcattatcaGTAGACACCACAAGATGACAAGAAGCTGGTAGatacaaattttcaattttctttttattttaaggtaAATGAAAGTTATGTACAGGAGACATACATGTGTACCATACATGTGTACCCTCTTTCATGTTCCCACTTTTCCACCATCATACTTTAATCGTTATCTTAATGAAAGGACTCCTCTTCCCCAAATCTTCTTTATTGCTCtgtgttttgtttttagttggttTCTTTCTTGGCACACCAAGATATTATTAAATCCGCTGACTTCCTTTGCTTTTATTCATTACTACATCTTCActatcttttccttttatcttttataaatt
Proteins encoded in this region:
- the LOC18587020 gene encoding uncharacterized protein LOC18587020, translated to MAVVPAVALAVQHTPGVSVPGWQLHGNLVSRTHETRALVSTPFQFHRNWRPLIYTKRHKTMAATVPKTPQSAAKNPEYTFVNFTNSSGQTLVLDEHVIWKRASGLPTPIHKPYKFSHIAEKLSYHRLIGSVVGLKFHIRDSNCTLIVAWSHTSVSNKVYAEILPAGIVKDWSQIKKSLAYSKSQFDTYNNKSKSQHGYRCILEIHPTSGTPTVKATFTKAL